Proteins co-encoded in one Flavobacteriaceae bacterium MAR_2009_75 genomic window:
- a CDS encoding DinB family protein, protein MENILKTTLQNRKLLYKILDKTPRKQLLQIPEGFRNNIWWNIAHVVVTQQLLVYKFSDLQMRVPQEFIEKFKKGTVPDGTASEEEIKEIAAFLLSTIEWMEEDYNNGLFKEYNSYTTSMNVTLNNVDDAIAFNLFHEGIHLGAILALQKVVG, encoded by the coding sequence TTGGAAAATATTTTAAAAACAACATTACAGAACAGGAAACTTCTCTATAAAATTTTGGATAAAACGCCTAGAAAACAATTGTTGCAAATTCCTGAAGGATTTAGAAACAACATCTGGTGGAACATAGCTCATGTAGTGGTGACACAACAGCTTTTGGTATATAAGTTCAGTGACTTGCAGATGAGAGTGCCACAAGAGTTTATCGAAAAATTTAAAAAAGGCACTGTTCCCGATGGTACTGCGTCAGAAGAAGAAATTAAGGAAATAGCGGCTTTTTTACTTTCAACTATAGAATGGATGGAGGAAGATTATAATAATGGCCTGTTCAAAGAATATAACTCGTACACCACTAGTATGAACGTCACCTTGAACAATGTAGATGATGCCATCGCTTTTAACCTATTTCATGAAGGTATTCATCTTGGTGCAATTCTAGCACTACAAA